Proteins encoded in a region of the Neodiprion virginianus isolate iyNeoVirg1 chromosome 2, iyNeoVirg1.1, whole genome shotgun sequence genome:
- the LOC124299065 gene encoding tyrosine-protein phosphatase Lar isoform X3, translating to MTLVFLALLVAINPILTAADGNFSDLSYIHYLTHPPEILRRPRSQHVKAGGIASFYCDARGDPQPQIQWRKNTKKLTTSQPRYLVQSYPGGAFLRIEPVRDVRDDATYECVAENGVGDAVSADAKLTVHEPENLPPGFPMITQAPTTKVVEIGHSAVLSCAAVGSPRPIISWVRDMMPIDTNNPRYSVLDSGALQITGSQVEDQGKYECVANNSVGTEYSKSTLLYVKIRRVSPQFSIPPPAVNDVVLGASLNITCVAFGAPMPYVKWRKDPATDLTPEDNLPIGKNVLYLTDIQESSNYTCIAASDLGIIEAGTMVKVQSLPVPPENIQVSDITATSVKLTWSYKGPDELQYYVIQHKPKHANQAYSEISGITTMYYHVRSLSPYTEYELIVIAVNNIGRGPPSAPAIVTTGETSAKPGTAPRNVQVRPLSSSTMVIQWDEPETPNGQVTGYKVYYTTDSNQQMASWLSQMVDNNQLTTISDLTPHTIYTIRVQALTSVGPGPLSTPVQVKTQQGVPSQPNMLRATEIGETSVTLQWSKPAHSGENILSYELYWNDTYAKEKHHRRIPIGETYTLTGLYPNTLYYVWLAARSQRGEGATTSPYPVRTKQYVPGAPPRNVTGQAVSPTAILVSWEPPPADRSNGRIAYYKLFAVESGRSDSEASVIKLNATSFVMDELKKWTQYRIWVLAGTSVGDGPPSFPTTVRTHEDAEKMPGDPQDVKATAINSTAIHVVWKPPLAKDRNGLIRGYHIHVQEEREEGKGFLNDPMRREVLEDVSELNITGLQPDTRYSVQVAALTRKGDGDRSPPVHVQTPGGVPNRPQVNLKVMERNPIVLELEWGRPSETYGELLGYRIRYGIKNQTLKEEFLEGTHRDTHKITDLEERGVDYEFRVAGQNHIGFGQETVRNWFSPEDAPSGPPTNLSYHFQTRDTVCVTWEQPSRHHRNGQIIRYDVQFNKKNDHTTTIDRNTTQTRAVFTNLEENTEYVFHVRAYTSKGAGPFSEKITILTEKDVGRAPMSVKAVATSESSVEVWWEPVPNRGKIIGYKIFYTMTAVEDLDKWQQKTVGVTESANLVNLEKYAQYAVAVAARYKTGLGRLSDKVTVKVKPEDVPLNLRAPDVSTHSMTLLWKPPIRLNPANYTISFDAIKEFVDSQGITQIQVVQRKQIVVDPQTTTTTVNELAPFTTYNVNVTAVPSDGQYRPPAKITVTTQMAAPKPMVKPDFYGVVNGEEIQVILPQASEEYGPISHYYLIVVPEDTATANKQPDELTEDTISNLGGKQERENAPYIAAKFLQRNIPYTFHLGSGGLYEGFVNRKLDRNKRYRIFVRAIVDTPRKHLYTSSPFSEYLSLDMREVPPGEPPSRPNPNIPVDGHPEVSVTNSGQEPGMVWVVGPIIAALVGSVFMVLLFVVRKRRQPCKAPDQAAVTRPLMAADISSSHAPSDPVEMRRLNFQTPGMISHPPIPISELGNHIERLKANDNLKFSQEYESIEPGQQFTWDHSNMEVNKPKNRYANVIAYDHSRVILQSLDGMLGSDYINANYCDGYRKQNAYVATQGPLQDTFADFWRMCWELRTSTIVMMTKLEERTRIKCDQYWPTRGADTYGQMTVTISDVQELATYCIRTFQVCRNGYSERREIKQLQFTAWPDHGVPEHPAPFLQFLRRVKSLNVPDSGPLVVHCSAGVGRTGCFIVIDSMLERIKHEKMIDIYGHVTCLRAQRNYMVQTEDQYIFIHDALLEAVICGNTEVPARNLHSHIQKLMQPELDNITGMELEFKKLSNIKADSTRFISANLACNKHKNRLVHILPYECTRVCLQPQRNIEGSDYINASLIDGYRYRGAYIATQGPLNDTTDDFWRMLWEHNSTIVVMLTKLKEMGREKCHQYWPSDRSIRYQCFVVDPIAEYNMPQYILREFKVTDARDGASRTVRQFQFIDWPEQGVPKSGDGFIDFIGQVHKTKEQFGQDGPITVHCSAGVGRTGVFITLSIVLERMQYEGVVDIFQTVRILRTQRPAMVQTEDQYQFCYRASLEYLGSFDHYAN from the exons GAGCTCTTCAGATCACTGGATCTCAAGTTGAGGATCAGGGGAAGTACGAATGCGTCGCAAACAATTCTGTGGGTACGGAATACTCCAAGTCTACTCTGCTCTACGTCAAAA TTCGTCGTGTATCTCCCCAATTCTCCATACCTCCGCCTGCGGTGAACGACGTTGTTCTCGGCGCGTCTTTGAACATCACGTGTGTGGCTTTTGGCGCCCCGATGCCATACGTCAAATGGCGTAAAGATCCAGCCACCGATTTGACACCCGAGGACAACCTGCCTATCGGGAAGAACGTACTCTACTTAACCGATATTCAAGAGAGCTCGAACTACACTTGCATTGCTGCCAGCGATCTGGGAATCATTGAAGCTGGAACTATGGTCAAAGTGCAAT CTCTGCCAGTGCCACCGGAAAATATCCAAGTATCTGACATCACGGCAACGTCTGTTAAACTGACTTGGTCCTACAAGGGACCCGACGAGTTACAGTACTACGTAATCCAGCATAAACCCAAGCATGCCAACCAGGCTTATTCTGAGATTTCCGGAATCACAACCATGTACTATCACGTGCGAAGTCTCAGCCCCTACACAGAGTACGAGCTCATCGTCATTGCCGTCAATAACATCGGACGTGGTCCCCCCAGTGCGCCAGCGATTGTTACAACGGGTGAAACAA GTGCCA AACCGGGAACCGCACCCCGCAACGTTCAGGTTCGGCCGCTGAGCTCGAGCACGATGGTCATTCAATGGGATGAGCCAGAAACACCCAACGGTCAAGTAACG GGGTACAAAGTCTACTACACGACGGATTCGAACCAGCAAATGGCATCCTGGCTCTCCCAAATGGTAGACAACAACCAGTTGACTACTATTTCTGACCTCACTCCGCACACCATCTATACGATCAGGGTTCAGGCACTGACTAGCGTCGGTCCAGGACCTCTGAGCACTCCGGTTCAGGTGAAAACACAACAAGGCGTGCCCAGTCAGCCAAACATGCTGCGAGCGACTGAAATTGGGGAGACCAGCGTAACGCTCCAATGGAGTAAACCGGCTCATAGCGGAGAAAACATTCTTAGCTATGAGCTTTACTGGAACGATACCTACGCAAAG GAGAAGCACCATCGAAGAATACCGATCGGTGAAACTTATACACTGACCGGGTTGTACCCGAATACTCTCTACTACGTTTGGCTGGCAGCTAGAAGCCAGAGAGGTGAAGGTGCCACGACTAGCCCTTATCCTGTTCGCACCAAACAGTACG TCCCTGGCGCTCCGCCCCGCAATGTAACCGGACAAGCTGTCAGCCCGACAGCAATTTTGGTCTCTTGGGAACCCCCGCCAGCTGACAGGTCAAACGGAAGAATAGCCTACTACAAACTGTTCGCGGTGGAAAGCGGGAGATCCGACTCTGAGGCCTCCGTTATCAAACTCAACGCAACTAGCTTCGTTATGGACGAACTTAAAAAGTGGACTCAGTATCGGATTTGGGTTTTGGCTGGCACCAGTGTTGGTGACGGACCCCCTAGTTTTCCTACCACTGTCCGCACTCACGAAGATG CTGAAAAAA TGCCCGGAGACCCTCAAGACGTTAAAGCGACTGCGATAAACTCAACAGCCATTCATGTGGTGTGGAAACCACCCCTAGCAAAGGACAGGAATGGTCTGATTCGTGGGTATCATATACACGTtcaagaagaaagagaagag GGAAAAGGTTTCTTGAACGATCCCATGCGTCGAGAAGTTCTCGAAGACGTTTCGGAGTTAAACATTACCGGGCTACAACCTGACACAAGGTACTCGGTCCAAGTCGCTGCTTTGACTAGAAAAGGAGACGGCGATCGGTCTCCGCCAGTCCATGTTCAGACTCCAGGCGGTGTACCTAACAGGCCGCAAGTGAATTTAAA AGTCATGGAGAGAAACCCTATAGTCCTAGAATTGGAATGGGGCCGTCCAAGCGAGACTTACGGAGAACTTTTGGGGTATAGAATACGATACGGTATCAAGAATCAGACATTGAAGGAGGAATTCCTCGAGGGTACTCATAGAGATACCCACAAAATTACGGATCttg AAGAGCGAGGTGTAGATTACGAGTTCAGAGTCGCTGGGCAAAACCATATTGGTTTTGGTCAGGAAACAGTACGGAACTGGTTCAGTCCAGAGGATGCGCCTTCAGGACCGCCTACGAATTTGTCGTACCACTTTCAAACGCGGGATACCGTCTGTGTCACTTGGGAGCAGCCATCTCGTCACCATAGGAATGGTCAGATAATTCGCTACGATGTACAGTTCAACAAGAAAAACGACCACACAACAACAATAGATAGAAACACGACGCAGACGAGAGCTGTTTTTACAAATCTCGAAGAGAATACGGAGTATGTTTTTCATGTCAGAGCCTACACGTCTAAGGGTGCCGGTCCCTTCTCTGAAAAGATCACAATATTGACTGAAAAAGACGTTGGAAGAGCTCCGATGTCCGTCAAAGCGGTAGCTACTTCAGAATCCAGTGTCGAAGTGTGGTGGGAGCCTGTACCTAATCGGGGAAAAATAATTgggtacaaaattttttacaccatgACAGCCGTCGAGGATCTTGACAAGTGGCAACAAAAGACCGTTGGTGTTACGGAGTCCGCAAACCTAgttaatttagaaaaatatgcTCAATACGCGGTCGCCGTAGCAGCCCGGTACAAAACGGGTCTCGGAAGGCTAAGTGATAAGGTCACGGTGAAGGTAAAGCCAGAAGACGTGCCGTTGAACTTGAGAGCACCTGACGTATCGACCCACTCAATGACGCTGCTATGGAAGCCACCGATAAGACTGAACCCAGCCAACTACACTATATCCTTCGATGCAATCAAGGAATTTGTTGACTCTCAAGGTATAACTCAGATCCAGGTAGTTCAGCGTAAACAAATCGTTGTCGATCCACAAACCACTACAACTACCGTAAACGAACTAGCTCCATTCACAACGTACAATGTAAATGTTACGGCGGTTCCTTCGGATGGGCAGTACAGACCCCCTGCCAAAATCACCGTTACTACTCAGATGGCTGCACCTAAGCCAATGGTGAAGCCTGATTTTTATGGAGTCGTCAACGGCGAAGAAATTCAAGTGATATTACCTCAGGCATCCGAAGAATATGGACCTATTTCGCATTACTACTTGATCGTTGTGCCCGAAGATACAGCAACTGCTAACAAACAACCGGACGAATTGACCGAAGATACGATATCGAACCTCGGTGGTAAACAGGAAAGGGAAAACGCGCCTTACATTGCTGCCAAGTTTTTGCAGAGGAATATCCCTTACACGTTTCACCTCGGCAGTGGAGGCTTATACGAAGGTTTTGTCAATAGGAAATTGGACAGGAACAAGCGATACAGGATTTTTGTACGTGCCATTGTGGACACACCACGAAAG CATCTGTACACGTCGTCCCCATTCTCGGAATACCTGTCTTTGGACATGAGGGAAGTTCCTCCTGGTGAGCCACCAAGTAGGCCGAACCCTAACATTCCAGTCGATGGACATCCAGAAGTGTCCGTTACGAATAGCGGACAAGAACCAGGGATGGTTTGGGTGGTCGGTCCAATCATTGCAGCTCTTGTGGGCAGCGTATTCATGGTACTTCTGTTCGTTGTAAGAAA GCGCAGACAGCCCTGCAAAGCTCCTGATCAGGCGGCCGTCACTCGTCCTCTAATGGCAGCGGACATAAGCTCAAGCCACGCGCCTTCAGATCCCGTCGAAATGCGTCGACTAAATTTCCAGACACCAGGAATGATCTCGCACCCACCGATACCAATTAGCGAGCTAGGAAACCACATCGAGCGCTTGAAAGCCAATGacaatttgaaattcagtCAAGAATACGAGTCGATTGAACCGGGACAGCAGTTTACATGGGACCATTCAAACATGGAAGTAAACAAGCCAAAGAATCGCTACGCCAACGTAATCGCGTATGATCATTCCCGGGTGATTCTTCAGTCCCTGGACGGAATGCTGGGATCAGACTACATAAACGCGAACTACTGCGACGGGTACAGAAAGCAAAACGCATACGTCGCGACCCAGGGTCCTCTCCAAGATACGTTTGCTGATTTCTGGAGAATGTGTTGGGAGTTGAGGACAAGCACCATAGTGATGATGACGAAGCTCGAAGAGAGGACCAGAATCAAGTGCGACCAGTATTGGCCAACCAGAGGCGCTGACACGTATGGTCAGATGACGGTAACCATCAGCGACGTACAGGAACTGGCCACGTATTGCATCAGAACCTTCCAAGTATGCAGGAATGGCTACTCTGAGCGACGCGAGATCAAGCAGCTCCAGTTCACAGCTTGGCCTGACCATGGGGTACCGGAACATCCTGCACCGTTTTTGCAGTTCTTACGCCGCGTCAAATCCCTCAATGTACCTGACAGCGGGCCGCTAGTGGTTCACTGCAGCGCCGGAGTAGGAAGAACAGGCTGTTTCATCGTCATTGACTCCATGCTGGAACGCATCAAGCACGAGAAGATGATAGACATTTACGGTCACGTAACGTGTCTCCGTGCGCAGAGAAACTACATGGTCCAGACCGAAGACCAGTACATTTTCATCCATGACGCACTGCTGGAGGCTGTGATTTGCGGTAACACCGAGGTACCGGCGAGAAACCTGCACTCCCACATTCAGAAGCTGATGCAACCCGAACTGGACAATATAACGGGAATGGAACTTGAGTTCAAAAAGTTGTCAAACATAAAGGCTGACTCGACAAGGTTCATATCTGCAAACCTTGCGTGCAACAAGCACAAAAATCGACTAGTTCATATTCTTCCATACGAATGCACTAGAGTCTGTCTTCAGCCGCAGCGAAACATCGAGGGATCCGACTACATAAATGCCAGTCTGATAGACGGATACAGATACCGCGGTGCCTACATAGCCACTCAAGGACCGCTAAACGACACGACTGATGACTTTTGGCGCATGCTGTGGGAGCACAATTCGACGATAGTCGTTATGTTAACAAAGCTCAAGGAAATGGGTAGGGAAAAATGCCACCAGTACTGGCCCTCCGATCGCTCAATAAGGTACCAGTGTTTCGTGGTGGATCCAATCGCCGAATATAACATGCCGCAGTACATACTCAGGGAATTCAAAGTGACTGATGCACGAGACGGAGCCAGCCGTACGGTTAGACAATTCCAGTTCATAGACTGGCCGGAACAAGGGGTGCCCAAGTCGGGAGATGGATTCATAGACTTCATAGGACAAGTGCACAAGACGAAAGAACAATTCGGCCAGGATGGACCCATCACGGTTCACTGCAGTGCCGGTGTTGGGCGCACCGGTGTTTTCATCACCCTGAGCATCGTCCTCGAGCGTATGCAATACGAGGGTGTTGTCGATATCTTCCAAACAGTTAGAATACTCCGTACGCAACGTCCTGCTATGGTTCAAACGGAG GACCAATACCAATTTTGCTATCGAGCAAGCCTTGAATATTTGGGCTCCTTCGATCACTATGCCAACTGA
- the LOC124299065 gene encoding tyrosine-protein phosphatase Lar isoform X9 — protein sequence MTLVFLALLVAINPILTAADGNFSDLSYIHYLTHPPEILRRPRSQHVKAGGIASFYCDARGDPQPQIQWRKNTKKLTTSQPRYLVQSYPGGAFLRIEPVRDVRDDATYECVAENGVGDAVSADAKLTVHEPENLPPGFPMITQAPTTKVVEIGHSAVLSCAAVGSPRPIISWVRDMMPIDTNNPRYSVLDSGALQITGSQVEDQGKYECVANNSVGTEYSKSTLLYVKIRRVSPQFSIPPPAVNDVVLGASLNITCVAFGAPMPYVKWRKDPATDLTPEDNLPIGKNVLYLTDIQESSNYTCIAASDLGIIEAGTMVKVQSLPVPPENIQVSDITATSVKLTWSYKGPDELQYYVIQHKPKHANQAYSEISGITTMYYHVRSLSPYTEYELIVIAVNNIGRGPPSAPAIVTTGETTESTYGGAKPGTAPRNVQVRPLSSSTMVIQWDEPETPNGQVTGYKVYYTTDSNQQMASWLSQMVDNNQLTTISDLTPHTIYTIRVQALTSVGPGPLSTPVQVKTQQGVPSQPNMLRATEIGETSVTLQWSKPAHSGENILSYELYWNDTYAKEKHHRRIPIGETYTLTGLYPNTLYYVWLAARSQRGEGATTSPYPVRTKQYVPGDPQDVKATAINSTAIHVVWKPPLAKDRNGLIRGYHIHVQEEREEGKGFLNDPMRREVLEDVSELNITGLQPDTRYSVQVAALTRKGDGDRSPPVHVQTPGGVPNRPQVNLKVMERNPIVLELEWGRPSETYGELLGYRIRYGIKNQTLKEEFLEGTHRDTHKITDLERGVDYEFRVAGQNHIGFGQETVRNWFSPEDAPSGPPTNLSYHFQTRDTVCVTWEQPSRHHRNGQIIRYDVQFNKKNDHTTTIDRNTTQTRAVFTNLEENTEYVFHVRAYTSKGAGPFSEKITILTEKDVGRAPMSVKAVATSESSVEVWWEPVPNRGKIIGYKIFYTMTAVEDLDKWQQKTVGVTESANLVNLEKYAQYAVAVAARYKTGLGRLSDKVTVKVKPEDVPLNLRAPDVSTHSMTLLWKPPIRLNPANYTISFDAIKEFVDSQGITQIQVVQRKQIVVDPQTTTTTVNELAPFTTYNVNVTAVPSDGQYRPPAKITVTTQMAAPKPMVKPDFYGVVNGEEIQVILPQASEEYGPISHYYLIVVPEDTATANKQPDELTEDTISNLGGKQERENAPYIAAKFLQRNIPYTFHLGSGGLYEGFVNRKLDRNKRYRIFVRAIVDTPRKHLYTSSPFSEYLSLDMREVPPGEPPSRPNPNIPVDGHPEVSVTNSGQEPGMVWVVGPIIAALVGSVFMVLLFVVRKRRQPCKAPDQAAVTRPLMAADISSSHAPSDPVEMRRLNFQTPGMISHPPIPISELGNHIERLKANDNLKFSQEYESIEPGQQFTWDHSNMEVNKPKNRYANVIAYDHSRVILQSLDGMLGSDYINANYCDGYRKQNAYVATQGPLQDTFADFWRMCWELRTSTIVMMTKLEERTRIKCDQYWPTRGADTYGQMTVTISDVQELATYCIRTFQVCRNGYSERREIKQLQFTAWPDHGVPEHPAPFLQFLRRVKSLNVPDSGPLVVHCSAGVGRTGCFIVIDSMLERIKHEKMIDIYGHVTCLRAQRNYMVQTEDQYIFIHDALLEAVICGNTEVPARNLHSHIQKLMQPELDNITGMELEFKKLSNIKADSTRFISANLACNKHKNRLVHILPYECTRVCLQPQRNIEGSDYINASLIDGYRYRGAYIATQGPLNDTTDDFWRMLWEHNSTIVVMLTKLKEMGREKCHQYWPSDRSIRYQCFVVDPIAEYNMPQYILREFKVTDARDGASRTVRQFQFIDWPEQGVPKSGDGFIDFIGQVHKTKEQFGQDGPITVHCSAGVGRTGVFITLSIVLERMQYEGVVDIFQTVRILRTQRPAMVQTEDQYQFCYRASLEYLGSFDHYAN from the exons GAGCTCTTCAGATCACTGGATCTCAAGTTGAGGATCAGGGGAAGTACGAATGCGTCGCAAACAATTCTGTGGGTACGGAATACTCCAAGTCTACTCTGCTCTACGTCAAAA TTCGTCGTGTATCTCCCCAATTCTCCATACCTCCGCCTGCGGTGAACGACGTTGTTCTCGGCGCGTCTTTGAACATCACGTGTGTGGCTTTTGGCGCCCCGATGCCATACGTCAAATGGCGTAAAGATCCAGCCACCGATTTGACACCCGAGGACAACCTGCCTATCGGGAAGAACGTACTCTACTTAACCGATATTCAAGAGAGCTCGAACTACACTTGCATTGCTGCCAGCGATCTGGGAATCATTGAAGCTGGAACTATGGTCAAAGTGCAAT CTCTGCCAGTGCCACCGGAAAATATCCAAGTATCTGACATCACGGCAACGTCTGTTAAACTGACTTGGTCCTACAAGGGACCCGACGAGTTACAGTACTACGTAATCCAGCATAAACCCAAGCATGCCAACCAGGCTTATTCTGAGATTTCCGGAATCACAACCATGTACTATCACGTGCGAAGTCTCAGCCCCTACACAGAGTACGAGCTCATCGTCATTGCCGTCAATAACATCGGACGTGGTCCCCCCAGTGCGCCAGCGATTGTTACAACGGGTGAAACAA CGGAATCGACATATGGAGGTGCCA AACCGGGAACCGCACCCCGCAACGTTCAGGTTCGGCCGCTGAGCTCGAGCACGATGGTCATTCAATGGGATGAGCCAGAAACACCCAACGGTCAAGTAACG GGGTACAAAGTCTACTACACGACGGATTCGAACCAGCAAATGGCATCCTGGCTCTCCCAAATGGTAGACAACAACCAGTTGACTACTATTTCTGACCTCACTCCGCACACCATCTATACGATCAGGGTTCAGGCACTGACTAGCGTCGGTCCAGGACCTCTGAGCACTCCGGTTCAGGTGAAAACACAACAAGGCGTGCCCAGTCAGCCAAACATGCTGCGAGCGACTGAAATTGGGGAGACCAGCGTAACGCTCCAATGGAGTAAACCGGCTCATAGCGGAGAAAACATTCTTAGCTATGAGCTTTACTGGAACGATACCTACGCAAAG GAGAAGCACCATCGAAGAATACCGATCGGTGAAACTTATACACTGACCGGGTTGTACCCGAATACTCTCTACTACGTTTGGCTGGCAGCTAGAAGCCAGAGAGGTGAAGGTGCCACGACTAGCCCTTATCCTGTTCGCACCAAACAGTACG TGCCCGGAGACCCTCAAGACGTTAAAGCGACTGCGATAAACTCAACAGCCATTCATGTGGTGTGGAAACCACCCCTAGCAAAGGACAGGAATGGTCTGATTCGTGGGTATCATATACACGTtcaagaagaaagagaagag GGAAAAGGTTTCTTGAACGATCCCATGCGTCGAGAAGTTCTCGAAGACGTTTCGGAGTTAAACATTACCGGGCTACAACCTGACACAAGGTACTCGGTCCAAGTCGCTGCTTTGACTAGAAAAGGAGACGGCGATCGGTCTCCGCCAGTCCATGTTCAGACTCCAGGCGGTGTACCTAACAGGCCGCAAGTGAATTTAAA AGTCATGGAGAGAAACCCTATAGTCCTAGAATTGGAATGGGGCCGTCCAAGCGAGACTTACGGAGAACTTTTGGGGTATAGAATACGATACGGTATCAAGAATCAGACATTGAAGGAGGAATTCCTCGAGGGTACTCATAGAGATACCCACAAAATTACGGATCttg AGCGAGGTGTAGATTACGAGTTCAGAGTCGCTGGGCAAAACCATATTGGTTTTGGTCAGGAAACAGTACGGAACTGGTTCAGTCCAGAGGATGCGCCTTCAGGACCGCCTACGAATTTGTCGTACCACTTTCAAACGCGGGATACCGTCTGTGTCACTTGGGAGCAGCCATCTCGTCACCATAGGAATGGTCAGATAATTCGCTACGATGTACAGTTCAACAAGAAAAACGACCACACAACAACAATAGATAGAAACACGACGCAGACGAGAGCTGTTTTTACAAATCTCGAAGAGAATACGGAGTATGTTTTTCATGTCAGAGCCTACACGTCTAAGGGTGCCGGTCCCTTCTCTGAAAAGATCACAATATTGACTGAAAAAGACGTTGGAAGAGCTCCGATGTCCGTCAAAGCGGTAGCTACTTCAGAATCCAGTGTCGAAGTGTGGTGGGAGCCTGTACCTAATCGGGGAAAAATAATTgggtacaaaattttttacaccatgACAGCCGTCGAGGATCTTGACAAGTGGCAACAAAAGACCGTTGGTGTTACGGAGTCCGCAAACCTAgttaatttagaaaaatatgcTCAATACGCGGTCGCCGTAGCAGCCCGGTACAAAACGGGTCTCGGAAGGCTAAGTGATAAGGTCACGGTGAAGGTAAAGCCAGAAGACGTGCCGTTGAACTTGAGAGCACCTGACGTATCGACCCACTCAATGACGCTGCTATGGAAGCCACCGATAAGACTGAACCCAGCCAACTACACTATATCCTTCGATGCAATCAAGGAATTTGTTGACTCTCAAGGTATAACTCAGATCCAGGTAGTTCAGCGTAAACAAATCGTTGTCGATCCACAAACCACTACAACTACCGTAAACGAACTAGCTCCATTCACAACGTACAATGTAAATGTTACGGCGGTTCCTTCGGATGGGCAGTACAGACCCCCTGCCAAAATCACCGTTACTACTCAGATGGCTGCACCTAAGCCAATGGTGAAGCCTGATTTTTATGGAGTCGTCAACGGCGAAGAAATTCAAGTGATATTACCTCAGGCATCCGAAGAATATGGACCTATTTCGCATTACTACTTGATCGTTGTGCCCGAAGATACAGCAACTGCTAACAAACAACCGGACGAATTGACCGAAGATACGATATCGAACCTCGGTGGTAAACAGGAAAGGGAAAACGCGCCTTACATTGCTGCCAAGTTTTTGCAGAGGAATATCCCTTACACGTTTCACCTCGGCAGTGGAGGCTTATACGAAGGTTTTGTCAATAGGAAATTGGACAGGAACAAGCGATACAGGATTTTTGTACGTGCCATTGTGGACACACCACGAAAG CATCTGTACACGTCGTCCCCATTCTCGGAATACCTGTCTTTGGACATGAGGGAAGTTCCTCCTGGTGAGCCACCAAGTAGGCCGAACCCTAACATTCCAGTCGATGGACATCCAGAAGTGTCCGTTACGAATAGCGGACAAGAACCAGGGATGGTTTGGGTGGTCGGTCCAATCATTGCAGCTCTTGTGGGCAGCGTATTCATGGTACTTCTGTTCGTTGTAAGAAA GCGCAGACAGCCCTGCAAAGCTCCTGATCAGGCGGCCGTCACTCGTCCTCTAATGGCAGCGGACATAAGCTCAAGCCACGCGCCTTCAGATCCCGTCGAAATGCGTCGACTAAATTTCCAGACACCAGGAATGATCTCGCACCCACCGATACCAATTAGCGAGCTAGGAAACCACATCGAGCGCTTGAAAGCCAATGacaatttgaaattcagtCAAGAATACGAGTCGATTGAACCGGGACAGCAGTTTACATGGGACCATTCAAACATGGAAGTAAACAAGCCAAAGAATCGCTACGCCAACGTAATCGCGTATGATCATTCCCGGGTGATTCTTCAGTCCCTGGACGGAATGCTGGGATCAGACTACATAAACGCGAACTACTGCGACGGGTACAGAAAGCAAAACGCATACGTCGCGACCCAGGGTCCTCTCCAAGATACGTTTGCTGATTTCTGGAGAATGTGTTGGGAGTTGAGGACAAGCACCATAGTGATGATGACGAAGCTCGAAGAGAGGACCAGAATCAAGTGCGACCAGTATTGGCCAACCAGAGGCGCTGACACGTATGGTCAGATGACGGTAACCATCAGCGACGTACAGGAACTGGCCACGTATTGCATCAGAACCTTCCAAGTATGCAGGAATGGCTACTCTGAGCGACGCGAGATCAAGCAGCTCCAGTTCACAGCTTGGCCTGACCATGGGGTACCGGAACATCCTGCACCGTTTTTGCAGTTCTTACGCCGCGTCAAATCCCTCAATGTACCTGACAGCGGGCCGCTAGTGGTTCACTGCAGCGCCGGAGTAGGAAGAACAGGCTGTTTCATCGTCATTGACTCCATGCTGGAACGCATCAAGCACGAGAAGATGATAGACATTTACGGTCACGTAACGTGTCTCCGTGCGCAGAGAAACTACATGGTCCAGACCGAAGACCAGTACATTTTCATCCATGACGCACTGCTGGAGGCTGTGATTTGCGGTAACACCGAGGTACCGGCGAGAAACCTGCACTCCCACATTCAGAAGCTGATGCAACCCGAACTGGACAATATAACGGGAATGGAACTTGAGTTCAAAAAGTTGTCAAACATAAAGGCTGACTCGACAAGGTTCATATCTGCAAACCTTGCGTGCAACAAGCACAAAAATCGACTAGTTCATATTCTTCCATACGAATGCACTAGAGTCTGTCTTCAGCCGCAGCGAAACATCGAGGGATCCGACTACATAAATGCCAGTCTGATAGACGGATACAGATACCGCGGTGCCTACATAGCCACTCAAGGACCGCTAAACGACACGACTGATGACTTTTGGCGCATGCTGTGGGAGCACAATTCGACGATAGTCGTTATGTTAACAAAGCTCAAGGAAATGGGTAGGGAAAAATGCCACCAGTACTGGCCCTCCGATCGCTCAATAAGGTACCAGTGTTTCGTGGTGGATCCAATCGCCGAATATAACATGCCGCAGTACATACTCAGGGAATTCAAAGTGACTGATGCACGAGACGGAGCCAGCCGTACGGTTAGACAATTCCAGTTCATAGACTGGCCGGAACAAGGGGTGCCCAAGTCGGGAGATGGATTCATAGACTTCATAGGACAAGTGCACAAGACGAAAGAACAATTCGGCCAGGATGGACCCATCACGGTTCACTGCAGTGCCGGTGTTGGGCGCACCGGTGTTTTCATCACCCTGAGCATCGTCCTCGAGCGTATGCAATACGAGGGTGTTGTCGATATCTTCCAAACAGTTAGAATACTCCGTACGCAACGTCCTGCTATGGTTCAAACGGAG GACCAATACCAATTTTGCTATCGAGCAAGCCTTGAATATTTGGGCTCCTTCGATCACTATGCCAACTGA